From a region of the Leptospira kmetyi serovar Malaysia str. Bejo-Iso9 genome:
- a CDS encoding APC family permease, giving the protein MFSSMVGPGIFITTGYILHQVPNPNIVLLAWILGGFLAVAGAMSYAKSASLFPYAGGDYVYLKEAYSPIVAFASGWLSLSINFSASISLSALAFSKSFFSLINPSWDIYFYEFPFLGLTISIGTAQMLAMGAILLFTIINFFGISTASRIQNLFTGVKILGLISFVVLGFIIGNYETSRFQSYSLFPSGLGGFELLLAGVIPVTYSYLGWNMITYVAEEVKDPDKNIYKAVLYSCALVTTLYILMNFLFLSSGTISELSGDKIGITASSALFGPKATIFITAFICWAFLGSISAYIIGGSRIYFAMARDGFFFPNMAKLHPKHKSPYMSLLFQCGYACLFCFVKEIESLLYLITCSTLLLATITAYTPILFEKRHYKLKFRIPGYPYTTYIYIASNVGIIATLLWNKPTEAFWGIGFTLLSVPMYYYFKTTQSSQRQAPVPLDNESPELLATSLLPENEPVPVTSGEP; this is encoded by the coding sequence ATGTTCAGCTCTATGGTTGGACCGGGAATCTTTATCACGACGGGATACATCTTGCATCAAGTTCCGAATCCGAACATCGTATTGCTCGCGTGGATCCTCGGAGGATTTCTCGCGGTGGCGGGAGCGATGTCTTACGCAAAGTCCGCGTCCCTCTTCCCTTACGCGGGAGGAGATTACGTTTATCTAAAGGAAGCGTATTCGCCGATCGTAGCGTTTGCAAGCGGATGGTTATCTTTATCGATCAACTTTTCCGCCTCGATCTCCTTATCTGCATTAGCATTTTCTAAATCGTTTTTTTCCTTAATCAATCCTTCCTGGGATATTTACTTTTACGAATTTCCATTTTTAGGACTTACGATATCTATCGGAACCGCTCAAATGTTGGCGATGGGTGCGATTCTCCTCTTTACAATCATCAACTTTTTCGGAATCTCAACGGCATCGAGAATTCAAAACCTATTTACGGGAGTGAAAATTCTCGGGTTGATTTCTTTCGTCGTATTAGGATTTATCATCGGAAATTACGAGACTTCCCGATTTCAATCCTACTCCTTGTTTCCTTCCGGTTTGGGAGGATTTGAACTTCTACTTGCGGGAGTGATTCCGGTAACGTATTCCTATCTCGGATGGAACATGATCACATACGTCGCCGAAGAAGTAAAAGATCCGGATAAGAATATCTACAAAGCGGTTTTGTATTCCTGCGCGTTAGTCACCACGCTCTACATTCTCATGAATTTTCTTTTTTTAAGTTCCGGCACGATCTCCGAATTATCGGGAGATAAGATCGGAATCACCGCCTCATCGGCGTTATTCGGACCCAAGGCCACGATCTTTATCACCGCGTTTATCTGTTGGGCCTTTCTCGGATCCATCTCCGCTTATATCATCGGCGGCTCGAGAATTTATTTTGCAATGGCGCGAGACGGATTCTTTTTTCCGAATATGGCGAAACTACATCCGAAACACAAAAGCCCTTACATGTCTCTTTTATTTCAATGCGGATACGCCTGTTTGTTCTGTTTCGTAAAGGAAATCGAAAGTCTTCTTTACCTAATCACTTGTTCCACTCTGTTGCTCGCGACGATCACCGCCTACACTCCGATTCTTTTTGAAAAAAGACATTACAAATTGAAGTTTAGAATACCGGGATATCCTTATACGACTTATATCTACATAGCGTCTAACGTGGGAATTATTGCGACATTGCTCTGGAACAAACCGACCGAAGCGTTTTGGGGAATCGGCTTTACTCTTCTTTCCGTTCCCATGTATTATTATTTTAAAACGACACAGAGTTCTCAACGACAAGCCCCGGTTCCGCTCGACAACGAATCTCCCGAACTTTTGGCGACAAGCCTTCTTCCCGAAAACGAACCCGTTCCCGTAACAAGCGGAGAACCATAG
- a CDS encoding acyl-CoA dehydrogenase family protein gives MDFNLSEDELLFINSFSDFCKKEIEPFAEEADRKKEIPRSHFHKLAQVGYIGLPHEEQYGGSNAGTFQSLIAMQTLGKACGSTFFSVGASGGLFGLPLLHFGTEEQKRKYLPSINAGTKIGSLGITEPDSGSDVSSIRTVAKEISKGVYQLSGQKTYITNSPIADDCLVLARVQDLNGKEKGLTHFFVDLNSKGVQRSAPMEKLGLKASPTGALFFEDVEVSSEDILGSLGKGFRQTMQTFNMERISLAAWSIGLMESCLEESKAFASTRKSFGKSIAQHQSVGNLLAEIYTKLEASRWFTYNVAWEMEQADSLGKGNMHLSGKCASCKLFATTSAREVTNLAVQIHGGAGFMEEYKVSRLYRDVRLGEIGGGTSEIQKLIIAGSIMKSS, from the coding sequence ATGGACTTCAATTTATCAGAAGATGAACTTTTGTTCATCAATTCGTTTTCCGATTTTTGTAAAAAAGAAATCGAACCGTTTGCGGAAGAAGCGGATCGTAAAAAGGAAATTCCAAGATCTCATTTTCATAAACTTGCACAGGTAGGTTATATCGGTTTGCCGCACGAGGAACAATACGGCGGCTCGAACGCGGGAACGTTTCAATCCTTGATCGCGATGCAAACTTTAGGAAAGGCTTGCGGCTCCACGTTTTTTTCCGTGGGCGCTTCGGGCGGTTTGTTCGGCTTGCCCCTTCTTCATTTCGGAACCGAAGAACAAAAAAGAAAGTATTTACCTTCCATCAACGCCGGAACCAAGATCGGTTCTCTCGGAATCACGGAACCCGATTCCGGCTCGGACGTTTCTTCGATTCGAACGGTCGCGAAAGAAATTTCCAAAGGTGTATATCAACTCTCTGGACAAAAAACGTACATCACGAATTCTCCGATCGCGGACGATTGTTTGGTTCTTGCGAGGGTTCAGGATTTAAACGGAAAAGAAAAAGGGCTTACGCATTTTTTCGTCGATCTGAATTCCAAAGGAGTTCAAAGATCCGCGCCGATGGAGAAGTTAGGTCTAAAGGCTTCGCCCACGGGCGCTTTGTTTTTCGAAGACGTGGAAGTTTCTTCGGAGGACATTCTCGGTTCGCTCGGAAAAGGTTTTAGACAAACCATGCAAACGTTCAACATGGAAAGAATTTCTCTCGCCGCGTGGTCCATCGGTTTGATGGAATCTTGTTTAGAAGAATCGAAAGCGTTCGCTTCGACGAGAAAAAGTTTCGGCAAGTCGATCGCACAACATCAATCGGTGGGAAATCTTCTCGCGGAAATTTATACGAAACTCGAAGCGTCCCGCTGGTTTACATACAACGTAGCCTGGGAAATGGAACAAGCAGATTCATTAGGAAAAGGGAATATGCATCTTTCCGGAAAATGCGCGTCCTGCAAGTTGTTCGCGACCACTTCCGCAAGAGAAGTGACCAATCTCGCGGTTCAAATCCACGGAGGCGCGGGTTTTATGGAAGAATACAAAGTCTCCAGACTTTACAGGGACGTGCGCCTCGGCGAAATCGGAGGCGGAACGAGCGAGATTCAAAAGCTGATCATTGCAGGAAGCATTATGAAAAGCTCATAA